In a genomic window of Glycine max cultivar Williams 82 chromosome 13, Glycine_max_v4.0, whole genome shotgun sequence:
- the LOC100783003 gene encoding beta-fructofuranosidase, cell wall isozyme, translated as MAISPILLLAILSLIYGNGVLPIEATHHVYRNLQTLSSDSSDQPYRTAYHFQPRKNWINDPNGPMRYKGLYHLFYQYNPKGAVWGNIVWAHSISNDLVNWTPLDHAIYPSQPSDINGCWSGSATILPRGKPAILYTGINPNKHQVQNLAIPKNMSDPLLREWVKSPKNPLMAPTISNNINSSSFRDPTTAWLGKDGYWRVLIGSKIHTRGMAILYKSKNFVNWVQAKQPLHSAEGTGMWECPDFYPVLDNKGPSTIGLDTSVNGDNVRHVLKVSLDDTKHDHYLIGTYDIAKDIFTPDNGFEDSQTVLRYDYGKYYASKTIFEDGKNRRVLLGWVNESSSVPDDIKKGWAGIHTIPRAIWLHKSGKQLVQWPVVELESLRVNPVHWPTKVVKGGEMLQVTGVTAAQADVEISFEVNEFGKAEVLDKWVDPQILCSRKGAAVKGGLGPFGLLVFASRGLQEYTAVFFRIFRYQNKNLVLMCSDQSRSSLNKDNDMTTYGTFVDMDPLHEKLSLRTLIDRSVVESFGGEGMACITARVYPTIAINKKAQLYVFNNGTAAVKITRLSAWSMKKAKIN; from the exons ATGGCCATATCTCCAATTTTGTTGTTGGCTATCTTATCTCTCATTTATGGCAATGGTGTTCTTCCCATTGAAGCTACCCATCATGTTTACAGAAATCTTCAGACTCTATCTTCTGATTCCTCTGATCAACCTTATAGAACTGCTTACCATTTCCAACCTCGCAAAAATTGGATAAATG ACCCTAATG GACCAATGAGGTACAAAGGACTTTACCATCTGTTCTATCAATACAATCCAAAAGGTGCCGTATGGGGCAATATTGTCTGGGCCCACTCAATATCAAATGATCTTGTGAATTGGACTCCACTGGATCATGCCATCTACCCTTCTCAACCGTCTGATATAAACGGTTGTTGGTCAGGCTCAGCCACAATACTCCCTCGGGGCAAGCCAGCCATTTTATACACAGGAATTAACCCTAATAAGCACCAAGTTCAAAACTTAGCCATACCCAAAAACATGTCTGACCCATTACTTAGGGAATGGGTTAAGTCACCCAAAAATCCACTAATGGCACCAACTATTTCTAACAATATCAATTCAAGCTCATTTAGGGACCCTACCACTGCTTGGCTAGGAAAAGATGGATACTGGAGGGTGCTGATTGGAAGCAAAATACACACTAGGGGTATGGCAATTTTGTACAAGAGCAAAAACTTTGTTAATTGGGTTCAAGCCAAACAACCCCTACATTCAGCTGAAGGCACTGGAATGTGGGAGTGCCCTGATTTCTATCCAGTGCTGGATAATAAGGGCCCATCAACTATTGGTCTTGACACATCTGTGAATGGTGATAATGTTAGGCATGTGCTTAAGGTTAGTTTGGATGATACAAAACATGATCATTATTTGATTGGGACTTATGACATTGCCAAGGATATCTTCACTCCGGATAACGGATTTGAGGATAGCCAAACTGTCTTAAGATATGACTATGGAAAATATTATGCCTCAAAAACGATTTTTGAAGATGGAAAAAACAGAAGGGTCTTATTGGGTTGGGTTAACGAATCCTCAAGTGTTCCGGATGATATCAAGAAAGGATGGGCTGGAATCCAT ACCATTCCAAGGGCCATCTGGCTTCATAAATCTGGGAAACAGTTGGTGCAATGGCCGGTGGTGGAACTTGAAAGCTTGCGTGTGAACCCTGTCCACTGGCCCACCAAAGTGGTCAAAGGTGGTGAAATGCTTCAAGTTACTGGTGTCACTGCGGCACAG GCTGACGTTGAAATTTCATTTGAAGTGAATGAGTTTGGAAAGGCCGAAGTATTGGACAAATGGGTGGATCCCCAAATTCTGTGTAGTAGAAAGGGGGCAGCCGTAAAGGGTGGTTTGGGACCCTTTGGCTTGCTAGTTTTTGCTTCTCGTGGCTTACAAGAGTACACGGCAGTGTTCTTTAGAATATTCagataccaaaataaaaatttggttCTCATGTGTAGCGACCAAAGCAG ATCCTCTTTGAATAAAGATAACGATATGACCACCTATGGGACTTTTGTGGACATGGACCCTCTTCATGAGAAGCTGTCGCTAAGAACTTTG ATTGATCGCTCAGTAGTGGAGAGTTTTGGAGGAGAGGGAATGGCTTGCATCACAGCCAGAGTATATCCCACAATAGCAATTAATAAAAAGGCACAACTATATGTTTTCAATAATGGAACTGCCGCTGTCAAGATCACAAGATTGAGTGCTTGGAGCATGAAGAAGGCAAAAATCAACTGA
- the LOC100781928 gene encoding glyoxylate/succinic semialdehyde reductase 2, chloroplastic, whose amino-acid sequence MRSTFCCHLNLSPVMIMKGFSAPISSYVSPRAQAVTEPPARIGFLGLGIMGSPMAHNLLKAGVDLTVWNRTKSKCDPLISLGAKYKPSPEEVAASCDVTFAMLADPQSAVDVACGKHGAANGMGPGKGYVDVSTVDGDTSKLINGHMKSTGALFLEAPVSGSKKPAEDGQLIFLTAGDKNLYEAVGSLLDIMGKSKFYLGDVGNGAAMKLVVNMIMGSMMASFSEGLLLSEKVGLDPDVLVQVVSQGAISAPMYSTKGPSMIQSLYPTAFPLKHQQKDLRLALGLAESVSQPTPIASAANELYKVAKSNGLSDQDFSAVIEALKSKFQHSETK is encoded by the exons ATGCGTTCCACGTTTTGCTGTCACTTGAACCTTTCACCCGTCATGATTATGAAGGGCTTCTCTGCTCCCATTTCATCATATGTTTCGCCTCGAGCTCAAGCCG TCACTGAGCCACCGGCGCGGATTGGCTTTTTGGGCCTCGGAATCATGGGCTCCCCAATGGCCCACAATCTCCTTAAAGCTGG TGTTGATCTCACTGTTTGGAATAGGACCAAGAGCAAGTGTGACCCTCTAATCAGCCTCGGAGCAAA ATATAAACCATCTCCTGAGGAAGTAGCAGCATCTTGTGATGTCACCTTTGCCATGCTCGCTGATCCTCAAAGTGCA GTGGATGTCGCTTGCGGGAAGCATGGGGCTGCAAATGGAATGGGTCCAGGGAAAGG ATATGTGGATGTTTCAACTGTTGATGGGGACACTTCTAAATTGATTAATGGGCACATGAAATCCACTGGAGCCTTATTTTTGGAG GCTCCAGTTTCCGGATCAAAAAAGCCAGCAGAAGATGGACAATTGATATTTCTTACAGCAG GGGACAAAAATCTTTATGAAGCAGTTGGTTCTCTCTTGGACATCATGGGGAAA TCTAAATTTTATCTTGGTGATGTTGGAAATGGAGCTGCAATGAAACTTGTTGTCAATATGATCATGGGCAG TATGATGGCATCCTTTTCTGAAGGCTTACTTCTCAGCGAGAAAGTTGGGCTTGATCCAGATGTGCTAGTGCAG GTAGTTTCACAGGGTGCCATTAGTGCTCCAATGTACTCAACCAAAGGTCCTTCCATGATACAGTCGCTTTATCCAACTGCGTTCCCTCTAAAGCATCAGCAGAAG GATCTAAGACTAGCCTTGGGGTTAGCAGAGTCTGTTTCCCAACCTACTCCGATTGCATCAGCTGCTAATGAGTTATATAAAGTTGCAAAATCCAATGGCCTTAGTGATCAGGATTTTTCAGCTGTCATTGAAGCATTAAAATCCAAATTTCAGCACTCGGAAACCAAGTGA
- the LOC100819155 gene encoding disease resistance-like protein DSC1, whose amino-acid sequence MATLTFLILFTHSILALRSLRRLHIYGCTQLDASNLHILVNGLKSLETLKLEECRNLFEIPDNINLLSSLRELLLKGTDIESVSASIKHLSKLEKLDLSDCRRLYSLPELPQSIKELYAINCSSLETVMFTLSAVEMLHAYKLHTTFQNCVKLDQHSLSAIGVNAYVNIKKVAYDQFSTIGTNSIKFLGGPVDFIYPGSEVPEWFVYRTTQASVTVDLSSSVPCSKIMGFIFCVIVDQFTSNDNYIGCDCYMETGVGERVTRGHMDNWSSIHACEFFSDHVCLWYDEKCCLKNQECESESIEELMASYNPKISFEFFAKTGSIWEKRIDIMVNGCGVCPVYDTECDNFFKQMELELEMTLQSMATKMSSKEATLAPKQVCKKLIFPHHQIGTWKNATQELKDILFL is encoded by the exons ATGGCTACCCTCACTTTC ttaattttatttactcACTCCATATTGGCCCTAAGATCACTTCGACGTCTTCATATTTATGGCTGCACACAACTTGATGCATCAAATCTTCATATCCTAGTTAATGGTTTAAAGTCTTTGGAAACATTGAAGTTGGAAGAATGCCGTAACTTGTTTGAAATTCCAGACAACATCAACCTCCTATCATCATTGCGTGAGTTGTTACTAAAAGGAACAGATATTGAGAGTGTCTCTGCAAGCATCAAGCATCTTTCAAAGCTGGAAAAGCTTGACTTGAGTGATTGCAGAAGGCTTTATTCTCTGCCAGAGCTTCCACAGTCCATAAAAGAGCTATATGCCATTAACTGTTCATCCTTGGAGACTGTAATGTTCACTTTGAGTGCTGTTGAAATGCTACATGCATACAAGTTACACACGACATTccaaaattgtgtaaaattGGATCAACATTCACTCAGTGCTATTGGAGTAAATGCTTATGTGAACATAAAGAAAGTGGCATATGATCAATTTTCAACAATTGGAACCAACTCAATCAAGTTTCTTGGTGGTCCAGTTGATTTTATCTACCCTGGAAGTGAGGTTCCAGAGTGGTTCGTGTATAGGACTACACAGGCTTCAGTAACTGTTGATCTCTCTTCTTCTGTTCCATGTTCCAAGATCATGGGTTTCATCTTTTGTGTTATTGTTGATCAGTTCACTTCAAACGACAACTATATTGGATGTGACTGTTACATGGAAACCGGTGTTGGTGAAAGGGTCACACGTGGGCACATGGATAATTGGTCTAGCATACATGCCTGTGAATTTTTCTCCGACCATGTGTGTCTGTGGTATGATGAAAAATGCTGTCTGAAAAACCAAGAATGTGAAAGTGAAAGCATTGAAGAACTTATGGCAAGTTATAATCCAAAGATTTCATTTGAATTCTTTGCTAAAACTGGAAGTATTTGGGAAAAGCGGATCGATATTATGGTTAATGGGTGCGGAGTGTGTCCAGTATATGACACAGAATGTGACAATTTCTTTAAACAGATGGAATTGGAGTTGGAAATGACATTGCAATCTATGGCAACTAAAATGTCAAGTAAGGAAGCAACACTCGCTCCAAAACAGGTATGTAAGAAACTGATCTTTCCACACCATCAAATTGGAACTTGGAAGAATGCAACACAAGAGTTGAAAGATATCCTGTTCCTGTGA